The Lentimicrobium sp. L6 nucleotide sequence AATATAAAATACATGAACCTGATAAGGCCTATTTTATCACCATGACCACTGTAGGTTGGGTGGATATATTTACCAGAAAAAATCATAAAATGGCTATTGTTAACTCTTTAAAATACTGCCAAGAGAATAAAGGGTTAGAAATATATGGTTGGGTACTTATGCATAGTCATTTACATATGATTTGCAGGGCTGCAGAAGGATTTCAGCTTACGGATATTTTAAGAGATTTTAAGCGGTATACCTCAAAGAAAATAGTAAAACAGATTGAAGATGAACCAGAAAGCAGGCAAGAATGGTTATTGCCTTTATTACAGAAATATTGTGAACATTTAAAACGTGAACAGAGGTTTAA carries:
- a CDS encoding transposase, translating into MSDQYKIHEPDKAYFITMTTVGWVDIFTRKNHKMAIVNSLKYCQENKGLEIYGWVLMHSHLHMICRAAEGFQLTDILRDFKRYTSKKIVKQIEDEPESRQEWLLPLLQKYCEHLKREQRFKLWQDGNHAKVIYSNSFFYEKLNYIHQNPVQEMIVEKQEEYLFSSARNYAELPSLLEIILETPQLKTYL